A genome region from Erigeron canadensis isolate Cc75 chromosome 3, C_canadensis_v1, whole genome shotgun sequence includes the following:
- the LOC122594549 gene encoding uncharacterized protein LOC122594549, with protein MAAENKKNKASLLGKLRTAVKKVTFLLNYSINRWALASTIIRRRALSSRRFSFNERLGLTSIISSPSENEDHSNWGSPYMTPYNEIFSPDQQGELQKTRSFPLQRTTSFPEEEDIDKRAELFISNFYRQLKMERQVSLQLRYTRDTSFGSSNIISP; from the coding sequence ATGGCGGctgaaaacaagaaaaacaaagcaTCTTTATTAGGCAAGCTAAGAACAGCCGTGAAGAAGGTCACATTCCTTTTAAACTATAGCATAAACCGATGGGCACTCGCCTCTACGATAATTCGTCGTCGTGCTTTAAGTAGTCGACGTTTTAGCTTCAATGAACGCCTTGGGTTGACATCAATTATTTCTTCACCTTCTGAAAACGAAGATCATAGCAATTGGGGTTCTCCTTATATGACACCTTATAATGAGATTTTTTCACCTGATCAACAAGGAGAGTTACAAAAGACTAGAAGTTTTCCGTTGCAAAGAACTACAAGTTTCCCTGAAGAAGAGGATATTGATAAAAGAGCTGAATTGTTTATATCGAATTTTTATAGACAACTAAAGATGGAAAGACAAGTTTCTTTGCAACTACGGTATACAAGGGATACTAGCTTTGGATCATCTAATATTATTTCACCATGA
- the LOC122594008 gene encoding cyanidin-3-O-glucoside 2-O-glucuronosyltransferase-like: MDSKIVSTNEYRIILLPWLAYSHISRFLAFAKGLASHNYFDIYLCSSQVNLQIIRKNLPDKYSQSIKLLELNLPSSTSLPLHYHTTNGLPPHLMKTLNADYAKSFPDFEIVIQSIRPHLLIYDFNQLWAIDAATSMNIPSVMFWSGCVSAYSMTAHFAIKPLGEKYPFPEMYLKDHEIAHMKSIGNKFIPIPPMVDINTSSYPIFEYMNRSRDIILVKSTRELAGKYIDYMSQIVGKKVLPVGPLVEENSKEDMNDHVELFQWLDKKEDSSVVFVSFGSEYFLSDNDIEDIAHGLELSQVNFIWVIRSPVGVKTSIQQVLPQEFLQRIGDRGIVTDKWLPQAKILSHPSTGGFISHCGWGSVMESIYYGVPVIAMPMQFDQPYNARLVENLEVGMDVSRGGDGRLKRDDMAEVLRKVVVEDSGENIRKNAMNLGEIMRKKMDEGVDKEVIENLVKLCELKN; encoded by the coding sequence ATGGATTCAAAGATAGTGAGTACTAATGAATATCGTATAATATTGTTGCCATGGTTAGCCTATAGTCACATATCTCGATTCCTTGCTTTTGCCAAAGGACTCGCAAGTCACAATTACTTCGATATATACTTGTGTTCAAGCCAAGTAAACCTCCAAATCATTAGAAAAAATCTTCCTGATAAATACTCCCAATCCATAAAACTTTTGGAACTTAACCTTCCATCCTCAACTAGTCTTCCTCTTCACTACCATACCACCAATGGCCTCCCTCCCCACCTTATGAAAACTCTCAATGCGGATTATGCAAAATCATTTCCAGATTTTGAAATTGTAATCCAAAGTATCCGTCCTCACCTactcatatatgattttaatcaGTTGTGGGCAATAGACGCCGCCACGTCTATGAATATCCCTAGTGTTATGTTTTGGAGCGGATGTGTATCAGCCTACTCTATGACCGCTCATTTTGCAATCAAACCATTAGGTGAAAAATACCCATTTCCTGAAATGTATCTTAAAGATCATGAGATTGCACACATGAAATCGATTGGTAATAAATTTATACCTATACCGCCAATGGTAGATATAAACACTTCTTCTTATCCCATTTTTGAATACATGAATAGGTCACGTGACATTATCTTGGTTAAAAGTACGCGAGAGCTAGCTGGAAAATATATCGATTACATGTCGCAAATTGTTGGAAAGAAGGTGTTGCCTGTGGGTCCATTAGTTGAAGAAAACTCAAAAGAAGATATGAATGATCATGTTGAGCTTTTTCAATGGCTTGATAAAAAGGAAGACTCTTCAGTTGTTTTCGTATCTTTTGGAAGTGAATATTTCTTATCTGATAATGATATAGAAGATATAGCCCATGGCTTAGAGCTTAGCCAAGTAAATTTCATATGGGTCATAAGGTCTCCTGTGGGTGTAAAAACTAGTATTCAACAAGTACTTCCTCAAGAGTTTCTTCAAAGGATAGGAGATAGGGGTATTGTTACAGACAAATGGTTACCACAGGCCAAGATATTGAGCCATCCGAGTACAGGAGGATTCATTAGTCATTGTGGATGGGGTTCGGTTATGGAAAGCATTTACTATGGTGTTCCAGTTATAGCGATGCCAATGCAATTTGACCAGCCATACAACGCGAGGCTTGTCGAAAATTTGGAGGTTGGTATGGATGTCAGTAGAGGTGGAGATGGAAGGTTGAAGAGGGACGACATGGCAGAGGTATTGAggaaggtggtggtggaggatAGTGGTGAGAACATAAGGAAAAATGCTATGAATTTGGGAGAGATCATGAGGAAGAAAATGGATGAAGGTGTTGATAAAGAAGTGATTGAGAATTTGGTCAAGCTTTGTGAACTAAAGAATtga